In Crinalium epipsammum PCC 9333, the following are encoded in one genomic region:
- a CDS encoding response regulator → MADNSNSCLLVVEDSDEDFEAFGRTMRRSSIANAIYRCTDGEDALDFLYHSGEYAEETKAPRPALILLDLNLPGTDGREVLKQIKQDEKLKMIPVVVFTTSSNPKDIEVCYQYGVNGYILKPINLEKLTKTIQLLMSYWFEAIILPDTVTQV, encoded by the coding sequence ATGGCAGACAATTCTAATTCATGCTTGTTGGTGGTTGAAGACAGTGATGAAGATTTTGAAGCTTTTGGACGAACAATGCGAAGGTCGTCTATTGCTAACGCGATTTATCGTTGTACGGATGGGGAAGATGCTTTAGATTTTCTCTATCATAGTGGAGAGTATGCTGAAGAAACAAAAGCACCACGTCCAGCACTGATTTTGCTAGATCTCAATTTACCAGGAACTGATGGGCGAGAGGTGCTTAAGCAAATTAAGCAGGATGAGAAACTAAAAATGATTCCGGTTGTAGTATTCACTACTTCTTCTAATCCCAAGGATATAGAAGTTTGTTATCAGTACGGAGTTAATGGTTATATTCTCAAACCGATCAATCTTGAGAAATTGACTAAAACTATCCAGCTTTTAATGAGTTATTGGTTTGAAGCGATCATTCTTCCTGATACGGTGACGCAGGTATGA
- a CDS encoding ATP-binding protein, protein MSQSEVITPQTVDLNNCDREAIHLPGAIQPHGLLFALKEPELEIIQVSNNSFDLIGIHPENLLKKLLKELLDDQQINYIRQCVSKEFEKVNPLTISIKREEQELIFDGIVHRSDQVLILELEPAAYQNQADFFSFHHLVQSPLNKMQNASSLHELCQIIVKEVRKLTGFDRVMLYQFDNEGYGTVVAEDKLEVLTPFLDLHYPASDIPLQARKLYVLNRLRLIPDFKYQPAQLIPQNNPITNSPLDLSFSILRSVSPLHIEYLANMGVTASMSISLIKNKNFWGLIACHHYSPKYVAYSVRTACEFLGQIMSIELVSKEDYKDLDYKIKIKSLQSKFVESITQEENFVNSLVKSKNNLLDLVSAQGVALYSCEEWVVIGKTPNESELNELMQWVETQFQHDVFYTDSLPKLYPVAENFKDVASGIIALCISQIPKNYILWFRPEVIQTVKWGGNPNKPVEVAQDGSFRLSPRKSFELWQQTVQLKSLPWKKCELDIALELKSAIIGIVLRKTEEIAKINIELERSNNELDAFAYIASHDLKEPLRGIHNYSSFLIEDYGDVLTEDGVSKLQTLVRLTQRMEDLINSLLHFSRLGRMELSVEQTDLNEVLKQVIEVISLNLKDTKLEIRIPQPLPVIHCDKIQVSEVFSNLITNAIKYNDKENKWVEIGYLDSLYPDTTKVLTPLTEPLLGGVFYVRDNGIGIREKHLDTVFRIFKRLHAGNKYGGGTGAGLTIARKIVERHNGSLWVESTYGEGSTFYFTLQG, encoded by the coding sequence ATGAGTCAATCAGAAGTCATAACCCCGCAAACCGTTGATTTAAACAACTGCGATCGCGAAGCTATTCACCTTCCTGGTGCTATTCAGCCTCACGGTCTCCTTTTTGCTTTAAAAGAACCAGAATTAGAAATTATCCAAGTTAGTAATAATAGCTTCGATCTGATCGGCATTCATCCTGAAAATTTGCTGAAAAAATTGCTAAAAGAACTGCTCGACGATCAACAGATAAATTATATACGGCAATGCGTATCAAAAGAATTTGAAAAAGTCAACCCTCTGACTATATCTATCAAACGTGAAGAACAAGAATTAATTTTTGATGGCATCGTTCATCGCTCAGATCAAGTATTAATTCTGGAACTAGAACCTGCTGCTTATCAAAATCAAGCTGACTTTTTTAGCTTTCATCATTTAGTACAAAGCCCTCTCAACAAAATGCAGAATGCTTCAAGTCTGCATGAGCTTTGTCAAATTATTGTCAAAGAAGTGCGAAAGCTGACGGGTTTTGATCGAGTCATGCTCTATCAATTTGATAATGAAGGATATGGTACAGTTGTAGCTGAGGATAAGCTAGAAGTTTTAACTCCTTTTCTTGACTTGCACTATCCCGCTTCAGATATTCCTCTGCAAGCGAGAAAACTCTATGTTTTGAATCGACTGCGTTTAATTCCTGACTTCAAATATCAACCTGCTCAACTAATTCCTCAGAATAATCCCATTACAAACAGTCCCCTTGATTTAAGCTTTTCTATTTTAAGAAGCGTTTCTCCTTTACATATTGAATACTTGGCAAACATGGGCGTTACTGCCTCTATGTCCATTTCATTAATCAAAAACAAAAATTTTTGGGGCTTGATTGCTTGCCATCATTACTCACCTAAATATGTCGCATATTCCGTGCGTACTGCTTGTGAGTTTTTGGGGCAAATTATGTCTATAGAACTTGTTTCTAAAGAAGATTATAAAGATTTAGATTACAAAATAAAAATTAAATCACTTCAATCTAAGTTTGTTGAATCTATTACTCAAGAAGAAAATTTTGTCAATAGTTTAGTTAAATCAAAAAATAACTTGCTAGACTTAGTATCTGCTCAAGGCGTTGCTTTGTACTCCTGTGAAGAGTGGGTAGTTATCGGTAAAACACCGAATGAATCTGAATTAAATGAATTAATGCAATGGGTAGAAACTCAATTTCAACATGATGTTTTTTATACAGATTCCTTGCCTAAGCTTTATCCAGTAGCAGAAAATTTCAAAGACGTAGCCAGTGGAATAATAGCTCTTTGTATTTCTCAAATTCCTAAAAATTATATTTTGTGGTTTCGTCCTGAAGTAATTCAAACTGTAAAATGGGGAGGCAATCCTAATAAGCCAGTTGAGGTAGCACAGGATGGTAGTTTCCGTCTTTCACCCCGCAAATCTTTTGAATTATGGCAACAAACTGTGCAATTAAAGTCTTTACCTTGGAAAAAATGTGAGCTAGATATAGCTTTAGAACTTAAAAGTGCGATTATCGGAATTGTGTTGCGTAAGACTGAGGAAATAGCAAAAATTAATATTGAGTTAGAACGTAGTAACAACGAATTGGATGCTTTTGCTTATATTGCTTCTCATGATTTGAAAGAACCACTGCGAGGAATTCATAACTACTCCAGCTTTTTAATTGAAGATTATGGTGATGTACTTACTGAAGATGGAGTATCAAAACTGCAAACTTTAGTCCGTCTCACTCAACGGATGGAAGATTTGATTAATTCTTTACTACATTTTTCCCGTTTGGGCAGAATGGAGTTGTCGGTTGAGCAAACTGATCTCAACGAAGTATTGAAGCAAGTTATTGAAGTAATTAGCTTAAATTTGAAAGATACCAAATTAGAGATCCGTATTCCCCAACCTTTGCCTGTAATTCACTGTGACAAGATTCAGGTGAGTGAAGTATTTAGTAATTTGATTACGAATGCAATCAAATATAACGACAAAGAAAATAAATGGGTGGAAATTGGATATTTAGATAGCTTGTACCCAGATACTACCAAAGTATTAACACCTTTAACTGAGCCACTACTAGGAGGTGTTTTCTATGTCCGAGATAACGGCATTGGTATTAGAGAAAAACACCTTGATACTGTTTTTCGCATTTTCAAACGTTTGCACGCGGGTAATAAGTACGGTGGTGGAACAGGTGCTGGTTTAACTATTGCTAGAAAAATTGTTGAACGCCATAATGGTAGCCTTTGGGTGGAATCTACTTATGGTGAAGGCAGCACATTTTATTTCACATTGCAAGGTTGA
- a CDS encoding CopG family transcriptional regulator — MTREKSIKVRLTEEEFEQINLYAKTKDFSVSEVIRDYIKRLPKMDSLRSIY; from the coding sequence ATGACAAGAGAGAAAAGTATTAAAGTTAGACTAACTGAGGAAGAATTTGAACAGATTAATCTTTATGCTAAAACTAAGGATTTTTCTGTGTCTGAAGTTATACGTGATTATATTAAACGCTTGCCTAAAATGGATTCGCTACGCTCAATTTATTAG
- a CDS encoding RNA-guided endonuclease InsQ/TnpB family protein: MLDVLKVKIYPNKGQREALTKSFGCSRFVFNYYLNKTNTQYQETGKGMSYCDMALDLTQLKKLSDYEWLTEVTAATLQQTLKNLESAFKNFFFKRARFPKFKSKHRHQSIRYPESCSIKNGGLKLPKLGIVKASISKSINGKIKSVTVSINSTDKYFAAILFETDDLAAKKQGKISGIDLGLNSLVTVFDGEIYQKVDPIKPTRKYAKRLRRRQKALSRKVKGSNNRRLSVKKVAKVYEKITNTRQDFLHKLSRQLVDENQVIVVENLCIKGLARTKLAKSIHDAGFGMLLNFIGYKLERESGTFIQVDRFFPSTKLCNCCKFKNNSLNLSIREWVCPSCQTQHDRDENAARNIREEGLKILSNTVGHTELQACGETVRLNGACIKERVSLRQESPVTAQA, encoded by the coding sequence ATGTTAGATGTTTTAAAGGTAAAAATTTATCCAAACAAGGGACAGCGAGAAGCACTGACTAAAAGCTTTGGCTGTTCCCGTTTTGTGTTTAATTATTACCTAAATAAAACTAACACTCAGTATCAAGAAACGGGTAAGGGAATGAGCTATTGTGATATGGCACTCGACTTAACCCAACTTAAAAAGCTATCTGATTATGAATGGTTAACAGAAGTAACTGCTGCTACCTTACAACAAACTCTTAAAAACTTAGAATCAGCCTTTAAGAATTTCTTTTTTAAAAGGGCAAGATTCCCCAAGTTTAAAAGTAAGCATAGGCATCAGTCAATCCGTTACCCTGAAAGCTGTTCAATCAAAAATGGTGGTTTAAAACTGCCCAAACTTGGAATTGTTAAAGCTTCAATCTCAAAAAGTATTAACGGTAAAATTAAATCTGTAACAGTTTCGATAAATAGCACAGATAAATATTTTGCAGCAATCTTATTTGAAACTGATGATTTAGCTGCTAAAAAGCAAGGGAAAATATCAGGGATAGACCTGGGATTAAACAGTTTAGTTACTGTATTTGATGGTGAAATTTATCAAAAAGTTGACCCCATTAAACCAACTCGTAAGTATGCCAAGCGTTTAAGGCGTAGACAAAAAGCTTTAAGTCGCAAAGTTAAGGGGTCTAATAATAGACGTTTATCGGTCAAAAAAGTAGCGAAAGTCTATGAAAAAATAACAAATACGAGACAAGATTTTTTGCATAAACTCTCAAGACAGTTAGTTGACGAAAACCAAGTCATTGTAGTAGAAAACCTTTGTATTAAAGGATTAGCACGTACTAAATTAGCAAAATCAATACATGATGCTGGTTTTGGAATGCTGCTTAATTTTATAGGCTACAAACTGGAACGAGAAAGCGGAACATTTATTCAAGTTGACAGATTTTTTCCAAGTACGAAACTTTGTAATTGCTGCAAGTTTAAGAATAATTCCTTGAATTTAAGTATTCGTGAATGGGTTTGTCCAAGCTGTCAAACTCAACATGATCGTGACGAAAATGCAGCAAGGAATATTAGGGAAGAAGGCTTGAAAATACTGTCAAATACGGTAGGACATACCGAATTACAAGCTTGTGGAGAGACTGTAAGACTTAATGGTGCTTGCATCAAAGAGCGGGTTTCATTGAGGCAAGAATCTCCCGTCACAGCGCAAGCTTGA
- the bchM gene encoding magnesium protoporphyrin IX methyltransferase produces MNAVDDKTVVKEYFNSTGFDRWRRIYGDGEVNKVQLDIRSGHQQTVDQVLNWLQADGNLADLSICDAGCGVGSLSIPLAEAGAKVNASDISEKMVGEAKERAEAALGNTSNPTFSVQDLEALTGKYHTVICLDVLIHYPQDKAAEMISHLAAMAESRIILSFAPKTCALSILKKIGSFFPGPSKATRAYLHREADVVKILESQGFSVQRQEMTRTRFYFSRILEATRS; encoded by the coding sequence ATGAACGCAGTTGATGACAAAACCGTTGTTAAAGAATATTTTAATTCCACAGGGTTTGACCGTTGGCGACGGATATATGGCGACGGTGAGGTGAATAAAGTTCAGCTAGATATTCGCTCTGGACATCAGCAGACAGTTGATCAGGTGTTGAATTGGCTGCAAGCAGATGGAAATTTGGCTGATTTATCTATTTGTGATGCAGGTTGTGGTGTTGGTAGTTTGAGTATTCCCCTGGCTGAAGCTGGTGCGAAAGTTAATGCCAGTGATATATCTGAAAAAATGGTTGGGGAAGCTAAGGAAAGAGCGGAGGCAGCGTTAGGTAACACTAGCAATCCTACCTTCAGTGTGCAGGATTTAGAAGCTTTAACTGGTAAATACCATACGGTGATTTGCCTAGATGTGTTGATCCATTATCCTCAAGATAAGGCAGCCGAGATGATTTCTCATCTTGCTGCTATGGCAGAATCTCGCATAATTCTCAGCTTTGCACCAAAAACTTGTGCTTTAAGCATCCTCAAAAAAATTGGTAGCTTTTTCCCTGGTCCTAGTAAAGCAACTCGTGCTTATTTGCATCGTGAAGCTGATGTTGTCAAAATTTTGGAAAGTCAAGGTTTTAGTGTTCAAAGACAGGAAATGACTCGTACTCGCTTTTATTTCTCTCGCATATTAGAAGCGACTCGTAGCTAA
- the nagA gene encoding N-acetylglucosamine-6-phosphate deacetylase translates to MVNVANSKSSLPVDLINARIPGYQGLQQIWMREGRIEKILSMDTVLQRIPPPDLEVLDVEGDWISLGGVDLQINGGLGLAFTDLTSADGDKLEKICQLLWLQGVDGFVPTLVTTSVENIVRSLSVISDFVSSPQGQKSTAAQILGVHLEGPFLNLEKRGAHPSEYLLPLTIDNVKQVLSNYADIVKIITLAPELDTTGEVIPYLRSLGITVSLGHSQATASQAQQAFSQGATMVTHAFNAMPPLHHREPGLLGAALMKQNVQCGIIADGQHVSPLMLELILRASGYEQGIFLVSDALAPLGLPDGVYPWDTRQIEVKNGTARLSDGTLSGTTLALLSGVHNLVKWGICGVESAIALATETPRRAINLSSLSASQFIAEDHQNQYSLLRWHLDSTTAELTWKRLFPEI, encoded by the coding sequence ATGGTAAACGTCGCAAATAGTAAAAGTTCTTTACCTGTTGATCTGATTAATGCTCGAATCCCAGGTTATCAAGGATTACAGCAAATTTGGATGCGTGAGGGCAGAATCGAGAAAATTCTGTCAATGGATACTGTGTTGCAACGGATACCGCCACCAGATTTGGAAGTGTTGGATGTAGAAGGTGATTGGATATCTCTTGGTGGGGTTGATCTTCAGATTAATGGAGGTTTAGGTTTAGCTTTTACAGATTTAACTTCTGCTGATGGCGATAAATTAGAGAAAATTTGTCAATTGCTGTGGTTACAGGGTGTTGATGGGTTTGTACCAACGCTGGTTACTACTTCTGTTGAGAATATTGTGCGATCGCTCTCAGTAATATCAGATTTTGTATCCAGTCCTCAAGGGCAAAAATCAACAGCAGCACAAATTCTTGGGGTTCATTTAGAAGGACCTTTTTTAAATCTAGAAAAACGTGGCGCACATCCATCAGAATATTTATTACCACTAACCATTGATAATGTCAAACAAGTATTAAGTAATTATGCAGACATTGTAAAAATTATCACTTTAGCACCAGAATTAGATACAACTGGTGAGGTAATTCCTTATTTACGTTCGTTGGGTATTACTGTTAGTTTAGGACACTCGCAAGCTACGGCAAGTCAAGCACAACAGGCATTTTCACAAGGCGCAACGATGGTGACTCATGCTTTTAATGCTATGCCACCATTGCATCACCGCGAACCAGGATTATTAGGAGCGGCGCTGATGAAACAAAATGTGCAGTGTGGGATAATTGCTGATGGACAGCACGTTTCGCCGCTCATGCTGGAGTTGATTTTACGTGCAAGTGGTTATGAGCAAGGAATATTTTTGGTCAGCGATGCTTTAGCACCTTTGGGATTACCTGATGGTGTTTATCCTTGGGATACAAGGCAAATTGAAGTGAAAAATGGTACTGCACGCTTAAGTGATGGTACGTTGTCGGGAACTACTTTAGCATTATTGTCAGGTGTGCATAATTTAGTTAAGTGGGGTATTTGTGGAGTTGAAAGTGCGATCGCGCTTGCAACAGAAACACCACGACGCGCTATTAATTTATCCTCCCTTTCTGCTAGTCAATTTATTGCTGAAGATCACCAAAATCAATATTCTTTACTGCGTTGGCATTTAGATTCAACAACCGCAGAACTAACTTGGAAACGGTTGTTCCCTGAAATTTAA
- a CDS encoding S-layer homology domain-containing protein, translating into MSIFSGFTSKTAALVALGITANAVVPLAISAPATAADFSDVNNHWARPFIEALADQKIISGYSDGTFKPDQAVTRAEFAALVQAAFPNNRETRPQGYTFRDVSTNHWAYNKIQKAYKTGFMSGVTTTNFAPDTKIPRVQALVTLTSGLNIDPQGSTSTILRAYQDATEIPQYARNKVAAATEKRMVVNYPVVDRLRPNQITTRGEVAAFLYQAMVNQGQAQTLDTTAVNRYIVGATTDGTTQNANLRVRSGQTIVVRGADARPRILLLPNESIPNLTLIVDQDIRNSANEILIPRNSQIEGRLSPLSSGNQFLGMRFDARRLIIGNQSYDQIDATSRIVTGQQQQASSVNTGTVENAAITAAAQAILGRVLGQSVNPINILGSIFTGQTPTTQQQDQVIIIDPRQDLQLTFNSDFYVNRVATGSN; encoded by the coding sequence ATGAGTATTTTTTCAGGTTTTACATCAAAAACTGCCGCCTTAGTAGCTCTCGGAATAACAGCTAATGCAGTTGTGCCTTTGGCAATATCTGCTCCAGCAACAGCAGCAGATTTTTCGGATGTTAATAATCACTGGGCGCGTCCCTTCATTGAGGCGTTAGCAGATCAAAAGATTATTAGTGGATATTCAGATGGCACTTTTAAACCAGATCAAGCAGTAACTCGCGCTGAGTTTGCGGCACTTGTGCAAGCTGCCTTTCCTAATAATAGAGAAACTCGCCCACAGGGATACACATTTAGGGATGTTTCTACAAACCACTGGGCATACAACAAAATTCAAAAAGCCTATAAAACTGGCTTTATGTCAGGTGTGACGACAACTAATTTCGCCCCTGATACGAAGATTCCCAGAGTTCAGGCATTAGTAACCTTAACCAGTGGTTTGAATATAGATCCCCAAGGTTCTACCAGTACTATTCTGCGAGCATATCAAGATGCTACGGAAATTCCTCAATATGCTCGTAATAAGGTAGCTGCTGCTACAGAAAAGCGAATGGTGGTTAACTATCCTGTAGTAGATAGATTGCGACCAAATCAGATTACTACTCGTGGTGAGGTAGCAGCTTTTCTTTATCAAGCAATGGTTAATCAAGGACAAGCACAAACCTTAGATACCACTGCTGTAAACAGATACATTGTTGGTGCTACAACTGATGGTACTACTCAGAATGCTAATCTTAGGGTGAGATCAGGTCAAACAATTGTTGTGAGAGGAGCAGATGCTCGCCCTCGCATCTTACTATTGCCTAATGAAAGTATTCCTAACCTCACCCTAATTGTTGATCAAGATATCAGAAACAGTGCTAACGAAATATTGATTCCCAGAAATAGTCAAATTGAAGGTCGCTTATCTCCGCTTTCTTCTGGTAATCAATTTTTGGGGATGCGGTTTGATGCACGTAGACTAATCATTGGTAATCAATCTTACGATCAGATTGATGCAACTTCTCGAATAGTCACTGGTCAGCAGCAGCAGGCGAGTAGTGTTAATACAGGTACAGTTGAAAATGCTGCTATAACGGCTGCGGCTCAAGCAATTTTAGGAAGGGTTCTTGGTCAAAGTGTCAATCCCATAAATATTTTGGGCAGTATTTTCACGGGTCAAACTCCTACTACCCAGCAACAGGATCAAGTAATCATAATTGACCCAAGACAAGATTTGCAGTTAACGTTCAACTCTGATTTTTATGTTAATAGAGTTGCTACTGGGTCAAATTAG
- the purE gene encoding 5-(carboxyamino)imidazole ribonucleotide mutase, whose amino-acid sequence MNKPLIGIIMGSDSDLPTMQGAIAICEEFDIPCEVAIVSAHRTPDRMVEYAKVAHERGIKVIIAGAGGAAHLPGMVASLTPLPVIGVPVATRNLQGVDSLYSIVQMPAGIPVATVAIGNAKNAGLLAVQILASHQSELLAKVQQYRQNLAQSVLDKQARLDELGYQQYLTNQDYSH is encoded by the coding sequence ATGAATAAACCACTAATTGGCATTATCATGGGTAGCGATTCCGACTTGCCGACAATGCAAGGTGCGATCGCAATTTGTGAAGAATTTGATATTCCCTGTGAAGTCGCCATCGTCTCTGCTCATCGTACACCAGACCGCATGGTGGAATATGCGAAAGTTGCACACGAACGCGGCATTAAAGTAATTATCGCTGGTGCTGGCGGCGCAGCACATCTTCCTGGTATGGTTGCCTCTCTCACTCCCCTACCTGTAATTGGAGTACCAGTCGCGACTCGCAACTTACAAGGCGTTGATTCCCTTTACTCAATTGTACAAATGCCTGCTGGTATCCCTGTTGCTACTGTTGCAATTGGTAATGCTAAAAATGCTGGTTTACTCGCAGTGCAGATTTTGGCATCCCACCAAAGCGAGTTACTTGCAAAAGTTCAGCAATATCGCCAAAATTTAGCTCAATCCGTATTAGATAAGCAAGCACGCCTAGATGAATTAGGCTATCAGCAATATTTAACTAATCAAGATTATTCTCATTAA
- a CDS encoding ammonium transporter, with translation MPSLTKYWIMLKQGLMPKLSKTQSKRTDNSALALSQLNWQGTVRRTAKSFRQLQLTIKRLSPSWQACLPIASLIVLFSAYAAVAQDTAPTAPGITTTDLKVAMDTLWVAIAAFLVFFMNAGFCMLETGFCRQKNAVNVLAKNLIVFALATIAFWAIGFGLMFGDGNDFIGTSGFFLNGTDNSPAIGEAYQGVFSSLNWTGVPLNAKFLFQLVFAGTAATIVSGAVAERIKFLDFLIFSILLVGIAYPISGHWIWGGGWLADMGFYDFAGSTVIHSFGGWAALMGAAFLGPRIGRYQDGQVIAIPGHNMSIATLGCLILWLGWFGFNPGSTMAADPNAITHIALTTNMAGSAGAIAATITAWLYLGKPDLSMIINGVLAGLVGVTASCAYVSMTSALIIGVIAGVLVVFSVTFFDKLKIDDPVGATSVHLVCGIWGTLAVGLFSVGPGGYPWMVDLAGKPVGPHGLLFGGGLGTLIPQLIGIISVGGMAVLVSSIFWLALKATLGIRVTPEEEMEGLDIAEHGMEAYSGFSNETGSGAFAEAGIDRGKGGFSGGVIS, from the coding sequence ATGCCATCATTAACCAAATACTGGATTATGTTGAAACAAGGGCTGATGCCAAAGCTGTCTAAAACTCAAAGTAAGCGAACTGACAACTCAGCGCTTGCGCTATCGCAATTAAATTGGCAGGGTACTGTACGCCGGACTGCCAAAAGTTTTCGGCAATTGCAACTAACAATCAAGCGTTTATCACCAAGTTGGCAAGCTTGTCTGCCCATAGCAAGCTTAATTGTATTGTTTTCAGCTTATGCGGCAGTTGCTCAAGATACTGCCCCAACTGCTCCTGGTATTACAACTACAGACTTGAAGGTAGCAATGGATACCTTATGGGTAGCGATTGCTGCTTTCCTAGTGTTCTTTATGAACGCGGGTTTTTGTATGTTGGAAACTGGCTTTTGTCGTCAGAAAAACGCTGTAAACGTGCTTGCCAAAAACTTAATTGTCTTTGCCCTGGCAACAATTGCCTTCTGGGCAATTGGTTTTGGCTTAATGTTTGGTGACGGCAATGATTTTATTGGCACAAGTGGATTTTTTCTCAATGGAACTGATAACAGTCCAGCGATAGGAGAAGCTTACCAAGGCGTATTCAGTTCTCTTAATTGGACTGGTGTCCCCTTAAATGCTAAGTTTTTGTTCCAACTCGTGTTTGCGGGTACTGCTGCCACAATTGTTTCTGGTGCAGTAGCAGAAAGAATTAAGTTTCTTGACTTCTTGATCTTTAGTATTTTACTCGTAGGTATCGCTTATCCCATTAGCGGACATTGGATCTGGGGTGGTGGTTGGTTAGCAGATATGGGTTTCTACGACTTTGCTGGCTCAACAGTCATTCATTCATTTGGTGGTTGGGCTGCACTCATGGGAGCAGCATTTTTAGGTCCTCGCATTGGTAGATATCAAGATGGTCAAGTTATTGCTATACCAGGGCATAACATGAGCATTGCCACATTGGGTTGTTTAATTCTGTGGTTAGGTTGGTTTGGCTTCAACCCAGGCTCAACAATGGCAGCCGATCCAAATGCGATTACGCATATTGCTTTGACAACTAACATGGCGGGTTCGGCTGGTGCGATCGCAGCTACAATTACAGCTTGGTTGTACTTAGGTAAGCCAGACTTATCCATGATCATCAACGGTGTTTTAGCAGGGTTAGTAGGCGTTACAGCTTCCTGCGCTTACGTGAGTATGACCAGCGCCTTAATTATTGGTGTAATTGCCGGAGTTTTAGTAGTTTTCTCTGTCACCTTCTTCGACAAGCTCAAAATTGACGATCCAGTGGGTGCAACTTCGGTTCACCTTGTCTGTGGTATTTGGGGAACTTTAGCAGTTGGTTTATTCAGTGTTGGTCCTGGTGGCTATCCCTGGATGGTTGATTTAGCAGGTAAACCAGTTGGTCCACATGGTTTATTGTTCGGTGGTGGATTAGGAACACTAATTCCACAGCTAATTGGCATTATCTCTGTAGGCGGTATGGCTGTACTTGTGAGTAGCATTTTTTGGTTAGCACTCAAAGCTACATTAGGTATCCGTGTAACTCCAGAAGAAGAGATGGAAGGGTTAGATATTGCGGAACATGGCATGGAAGCCTACAGTGGTTTTAGCAACGAAACAGGCTCAGGTGCTTTTGCAGAGGCAGGGATAGACAGAGGCAAGGGTGGTTTCTCTGGTGGAGTTATCTCGTAG